TGATATGATAGATGTGAGATAAGAAGATGGTTGAAAAATTTACAGATAATACAAACAAATCAGTACGTGTAAATAAGGTGTAAATAAtgtacaatccaaacaaactattATTTGTAGCGGACTAAGAATACAAAAGTTAAAGAATTGCTCATTTCAGAGATTATCCCGTGTCGGTTTTGGATTAACTACTAGCAAGTAAAGCTATACATCTCCATCACTTAATCGTTGATTGATCTCAATAgggtgcaatttttttttttttttggtatactGACTAAAATTAAACCATATTACTTCAGCTGGTCAGCCCCAGACATTGTCCCACTTTAGTATTTCaagggtttatttatttatttatttgagtTAGTCTTATATACACCAATGACAATGTATACACAATCACAGTTAGATGCATATAAGATTCGGATTTCAAATTCATATTCAAATTATTAGtagtgtatagaaaattaattctcttttgccttttggtttaaagttGACTGTTACTGTGTAACTTTTCTCATCCTTACCAAACCTCATTGTCAGATTTGTTCATCAGTTAAGCAGGAGTCGATGACCTCTAAATGCGGCAGGTAGCAGATGCTGAACTCTTAACTTTCACAATGATTTTCCTCTCCAACCCATACACCATTTTCATTTGTACAATCACTGAAGACAAGCAGGACCTCTCCTGCAAAGTGGAAACCGTCCATAGGCATGTGCAGGACAGGTCTCCTAACAAAACCAGGCCCATGAATTGCTGTAGACACGTTGCTTTTGCGGGCCACTATCCATTTTCTGGGATGGTAATCAACTTCAAATTTGCCCTGCAATGTTGGGAACCTTAAAAATAGCGTGTATAGTCTCGATTTCCAACTTGTGGAATCTGCCTTTCTTCTCGTTATCCTCTTTAGGTCGATCTATGCTATAGATTATCATTTATCAACTCCCCAACCCACATGCGATGAACACCAATCTCACTAGACCTGTCTATCCTTATACATAAAAGACACAGAAAAACTGGTCATTCAGTTTAGTGCACTGGCCTCATTATGATTTCATTTCTTCCTCTGCAGAAGCCCTGGTTACAAAGTGGCTTAAAGATGGAAAAAATGCGGGCATCAACAGTTTGTTCAGGATTAAGTGCCAACAAGATTAAAATGCAAGTAGGGGCTTGAAGATTGAAAATGACACTAGTGTTTAAACAATTCAATCGAGGGAAATATGGTGGCACAATGTCTAAAAGCTGCATCATCGTTAAACTGAAACTGTGAAAAACAAGCTGGTTCTCATTGATTTCATTCTTTGCCATCAGCAGCGCGAAGAGATCCCAGTTCAACGGGAGCTTGTGTTCCCACCACTTTTGATGACCCGTAAATGGCCACATCAGTGCCCTGAGCTTTTTCTTTCTCAATTTGTTCCTTGATCCAGAAATATGTAATTCTGAGCCCATCCTATAGAATTTAGAAGGTCTAGATAGGATCAGTGAGTCATACAGGGGGTGAAAGGAAAGGCATGATAACCAAAGGCTCCAACTTGGTGGTACCTTCAATTTCATAGTAGGGGCCCAACCAAGCTTTTCTTTAATGAGAGTGTTGTCTGAGTTTCGACCACGAACACCCTCCGGCCCAGGAATGTGATAGATGGGAAGCTTCTTTTCCTCAAAACTCAGTACCATCGCAGCCATCTCATTCATGCTCACCATCTCATCACTTCCAATATTTACCGGCTCTCGGAAATCTGATTTCGTCAACCTGAACATAGAGAAGGGTTCATATAAGGATTCCAGAAGCAGCTTATGAAGCAACCACATCAGAATTCATATCATGATTACTCTAAATTCACAAATTTGAACATTGGCAGTGAATAGACTGCACAACTATTCTTCAGTGAATATGCACTAGCATATAGGCTCCTACATGATTTTTCCATTAATGTCTAGGGTAGCATTGCATAAAGACCACAATCATCAACAGGCATTCTAATTAGCCTATGAGCACTTTCTCTATGACCATAAAGGAGTGCACATTTGAAGAACAGGAAGCAGCATATGAAATCACAGTTTTAGAAGATATCAGACTAATCCAGATCTGCCATTTTGAAGTTATGAATTTGACAGTGAGCATGTTCTAGGTTTAGCTTGACATATAGACCTCCTGAATGATTTTGCTATCTTTTAAGAATTAGCACCTTttgataattcacaactcatgAGAGGAATCTAGAGTTCACCATTTTACCATGCTGCTATCATCAGCAAGCAATTCAATCAGCTAAACCATCATTTCATCACAAGCCCCAAATCATGTATTTGGACAACGGACAGGAGCATACCTCAAAACACCTTCAACACATTCATCAATGAAGGTAAAAGATCGAGTTTGTAGCCCATCTCCCCACATCTCAAACTTGTCAGTGGAGGTAATGGCCTTCCTACAAAATGCAGCTGGTGCTTTTTCCCTCCCACCTACAGGTGTCAATGAAGAAGTTAATAGATATCATGGAAGACTTCTCAAGAGTACAAGATACCAATTATCTGATGCTACCAGAAGTCGAAGCTTACCTTTCCATGTCCCAAATGGACCATAAATGTTATGGAACCTTCCAATCCGGCACTCAATTCCAAAGTCCTTGTTGTAGTGCTTACAAATTTCTTCAGTTGCCAACTTCTCTAAGCCATAAGCGTCTTGGGGCTAAAACACAATTCATACAAAACTAAATCATAATCTAAAAATTGCCCCATTGAATAATATTCATCTTTTACTAGAAACAAGGGAGGACCTCAGCTGGCCAAGCATCAGACTCTTTCAGGCTGACATTAGTGTCCAATTGTTTGAATTCAGGATAGATGCAAGCACTGGATGCATAAAAGAACCTGCAACTCAAATATGAAGAAGTAAACATCATGCATAAGAAAACATTGGCAACTAAAAGGACTAGAGACGTATGACGTGGAAGTGTTGCTACCAAAAGGGAAAACTTTAATTTATAAACACGATGAAAGATGTTAATATTTATCAGATGTAAACTCAAATTTCGTAATACATGTAGTTCTTTTGACATTTATTAGCATGAAAAAGTAAGACTAACAGCCCTCTGTTTCATATGATCAGACCTCAGATGGACTAGAGTAATTATTAAGCAGGTAGACTCTAAAGCGGTTTGATAGTCATTCAACTTCCGTCAAGATCAAC
This Coffea arabica cultivar ET-39 chromosome 3e, Coffea Arabica ET-39 HiFi, whole genome shotgun sequence DNA region includes the following protein-coding sequences:
- the LOC113734197 gene encoding GDP-mannose 3,5-epimerase-like isoform X1, giving the protein MGSNCETKYAAYTYENLEREPYWPSENLRISITGAGGFIASHIARRLKSEGHYIIASDWKKNEHMTEDMFCDEFHLVDLRVMDNCLKVTKGVDHVFNLAADMGGMGFIQSNHSVIMYNNTMISFNMIEAARINGVRRFFYASSACIYPEFKQLDTNVSLKESDAWPAEPQDAYGLEKLATEEICKHYNKDFGIECRIGRFHNIYGPFGTWKGGREKAPAAFCRKAITSTDKFEMWGDGLQTRSFTFIDECVEGVLRLTKSDFREPVNIGSDEMVSMNEMAAMVLSFEEKKLPIYHIPGPEGVRGRNSDNTLIKEKLGWAPTMKLKDGLRITYFWIKEQIEKEKAQGTDVAIYGSSKVVGTQAPVELGSLRAADGKE
- the LOC113734197 gene encoding GDP-mannose 3,5-epimerase-like isoform X2 translates to MGSNCETKYAAYTYENLEREPYWPSENLRISITGAGGFIASHIARRLKSEGHYIIASDWKKNEHMTEDMFCDEFHLVDLRVMDNCLKVTKGVDHVFNLAADMGGMGFIQSNHSVIMYNNTMISFNMIEAARINGVRRFFYASSACIYPEFKQLDTNVSLKESDAWPAEPQDAYGLEKLATEEICKHYNKDFGIECRIGRFHNIYGPFGTWKGGREKAPAAFCRKAITSTDKFEMWGDGLQTRSFTFIDECVEGVLRLTKSDFREPVNIGSDEMVSMNEMAAMVLSFEEKKLPIYHIPGPEGVRGRNSDNTLIKEKLGWAPTMKLKTF